A window of Castanea sativa cultivar Marrone di Chiusa Pesio chromosome 8, ASM4071231v1 genomic DNA:
CAAAACCCTGAGAGCAATTTAAATCAATATCAAGGTTATGTACATCGGacaacaagaaaaattaaaaatatatacatgtatatagATATATTGGGAAAAATCCATATGCTATTGATATGGCAATAAATTGTTTAGCAGTAATCAGATAGCCTCTACTATCCCATATAAGTTTATGCCTCAATCAAAAACTGAGAtggtttttatttgaaaattaaagcACTTTCCCCACTCAAAACTGAAAGAAAATCCCCTTAAAAACTTTCAAACAGGAAACAACGTGCACTAATATGACCAAAAATAGGATAGTATGAAAATCTTAggaaaatttcaactaaattcACCTTAGTACGAGGAATCAAAACGTTCCTAGGAACAGGCAACCCTTTTGAAGCAGCATACTTCTGAGCTGCAAGAAGCTTTGCCTCTGTAAAGCGAGTTCCCTCCACAAAAAGCGCCAGCCAAAAAGGAAATGGAAAATCCTCTAGCTGTCGAAAACCTGACTGCAGCACAGAACCACATTCgtgataaaaataattaaactatgAAGCATTCATGTTTCTTTAAATGCATTAAAGGTTACCTTCAATGTGCTTTCATCCTTGGCCCAATTTCTTTCCACAAAAACATAACCAGAAAACCACATCGACCAACCTATGACCTGCGTAAATTTACCATATTCTTTATCTCTTTATCTTCATAAAAATGTCAAATCTGACCTACAACTAAAAACAAGAAACTTAGACAAAAAATGACATAAGCAAATCCCAGATGGAAAGAATTTCCAACACTCAAACTGGACTGTGAAGGTAATTTTTAAGCAGCCTATCACTAGTAATTCCATTGAAAATTTTCCACTAGTGACAGTCTAGTTTACTGATGTGATTTTTCACAACAATAGCAACGACAGTGATGATGATAATGAAGGTCATGATGATTCTAACATTTAGAAGAACTTGGTGAAGAGCGAGCAAACATGTCAAAGCTAGCAATGGTAAAGAAATCTTTcagaaatttgaaaagaagCCAAATGTCTTGCATTGGATAAGGAATAGTAAATAAGTGAGAGAAAGTGAAGCATACATAAAAATACTATCAGTGGCATAGTAAAGTGTAAAAGGGCTGTAGAATACATAAATAAGGGAAAAACTTAAAGCTGTACTTTATTGCTTAGAAAACATACAGAGATAAAAGGGAAATTAAATAACTTGGTATATTTATTCTTTCAGCCTCCAGAAAAGGGAGTTCAACTGAGCTAAGCCAAATAATTCACTTATGCTTAATTGGACTTCAGTGTAGGTTTTAGGTTCCACAGGTTGCAACTACTAAAAACTTGAAGATGCAATTCTTTCAAATCAATTTGATTAATAACATCAATATGTCAAGAATAAATTGGTTTTCTCTTTTACTTCAACAATTATGTCTGATCATACTTTCCATTAGGTATTCctactaaaatataaaattgtaaggCTTGAAACTCTTGCATTGACCATCTTGAGTGCTACGACCTTTGTCAATGAAGCTGGAGTTGCAAATTGCCAGGGCTACTCCACTAAAAACCTTGGATATAGCAtttaactaataaataaatcaatgacTCGTCCCATTTTACAACAGAAGAATATTGGTTAGATTTAAAACTTACAGGAAGGCTTTTTACTGCTTTCTTCATGATGGCTAGTGTACTACCAAGGCAATCCAAGCGCTGTCATAGGTAAGACCAACCAGATAAAAGAAGCAATAAGCCAAGTGTTTAggaaaaaacacattttttatatgaaaacaaAGCCtattaatgaatttaattatagcAATACACAATTATGTGCACTGTACTATAGAGTATACAACATGCACATTTAAGTTTATGAGCATTGATGTACACCCAATGGTTTTAAATGCTCACCAGCTATTAAATTCAGGTTCAGCATGAAGAACCAAACAAGATGAAGGTACTTAGCTCAAATAGATAAAGCTAACTTTACCTGCCCTTGTGCTTCTTCAGACAAATGGAGAGCGTGGGAGTAATTTTCGAGAAAAGTGATTTCATTGTGAACAAAATTTAGTTAGGATATGCAGACAAAAGGTTACACAGTTCTCAGCAGATCGCCTGAGCAGAAACTCGAAAGTTTATTCATAAATTCAGATAATTCATGACAgtctttttatgaaaaatgttaatctTAAAAGGTATGGACACACACAACACTGTATGAGAACTGCCTCTAAATTAGAGTTTACAAAGGTAAGCACCTGAGCCAGGACCCATCCAACAAGCCAATCAATGTCACTCCTATGATTGCATATGAAAAGTGCATGTTCTTTGCCTGAAAATATCTCAAATAagataatttgatatatgtTAGATTCATAAGTGTTTTCAAGACTAATATCTTAAAACTTTACTATTAGCAAAAAGGAAACCAAAAATCGATTACCCATCAACTGAAAGGTTTCTAAATCTGTGTACAGCTCAATCTGCAGCCAGAAGGTCTAACTAGTCAGACTGCAATGTGGATACAAAAATCCAGGTACACACGCATTTTCAAGGAATGCTAAGCATGTCACTGGGTCAATATGTGAAAAACTAACCACAATTATGTCAAACAATTCAAAAACAAACTAGTGTTAATAGAGAATACAAACAGAGTTTgtatacaaaaacaaaacagtATATGAATTCCACAGCATACTTACCTTCAACATATTGGCAAATTAACAAGTacaagagacaaaaaaaaatgttctttttttggtatataTCCTCTCTTTTCTTATGATTGTTGGCAGGGCCCATCAAAATTTCCTTGAATCTGTCTTTTTGCAGAAACCCTAAAATTTCCTCTCTTATCTTTTCCCCCTATATCCTTGGATTTAAGGAGCTTGCAGACTCCATTTTCACATTTAGGGATTTTCTCGCCTCTCCTACCTCAAGCCATGAAACCCATTTACAATTTATAGGattactttttttaaagtatGGAATATTCTCAATTGGCTAGGAATGCTCACCTCTGCAAGATGTGGTAGCATGTTGAATATTAGCAAACTATTTACTTATTCATGACAATTATGGAAGAggattttagcttttttttattcataactATTTTAGTACCATACCATACACCAAACAagattataactttttttatataagcaaACAAGATTATAACTTTGAAAACAGATCCTTGAAAGATGCAAACAAACAAGCAATTGAAAATACAGTTTTACAAAACAAATTCATCACCTTGACACCAGCCCACCAATCAACAAGACATATAAGCTCCAACCACAGTAATTCTGCAACTGCTTTGTTGATCCTTCTGTACATATTTTTTGACAGTGGACGAACAAGGATGAAGAAAACTGcctgagaaaagaaaatatgtgtAACAGTCGGACAAATGTATTCCATAAAGTAAAGCAAAAGTAGAAATATATCCAAGTGAGATAGTTCATTTggaataaaagaaattttttagtgAAGCAGTAGGTGTAGGCTACAATCTACTTGATGGATGACGGCCATTTCTCAACCCATGTGTTTAACTCAAAACCACAGTATTAAAAGGGAGAGATACCAAAAAGCTACAATGGTTGGTGATAACATTACAAGTTTCTAATAAGTAAACAAAATCCCATTGAAAATAACCAGCTAGGGAACTAAAGTCAGAGGCTTTGTATTATAGTATCCCCCTAAAATTACAGCAAAAAATGTAGAAGGTCCAAAACATCCAGCAAAGACAGTGGACGATTGTTATCCTTAGACACAATGGCTCCACATTGCCTAGACAATAGCTTCAATTCTAATtgtttcttcttgtttttttttagtaatgcCATGGAAATTTCACAGTTTTTTTTCACATTCCCTCGACAATTTATGATTAGAGTAGCATCACTTTTACATGGATCAACTGctgacacaatttttattagcATCAATCACAACATGCCAACTCAACATTTGTAAAAAAGATTGCaatcaatttttattcaacaacCATTTTGTCttacttacaataataataatttgaatttagcAATTAgcaaacaacataaaaaataagaaaattggttcttcaaaagaaacccaaaagGCAAGAAGCTGAAGCCAAAAGCATGGCCAAAGACTAGCATTGAAACATTGTTTGAAAAAAAGTATTGGAACCAAattgatattatattatatatatccaataaataaataaataaagaccaAATGGATTTGGTAACCAAATACCTGAATGAGATTGACAATAAGGCCTGAGAGAATGAAAAGTATGCCCACAGGAACTACAACAAGTACAGCCGGGATCCCCATGGCAAGCTAGCTTTTCTAACCAGCAATGGTGTATGCACgtagaaaataatgaaaaagaaaaaaaaggcagaGACAGTTGCAATGTGTATTGGAAGATGGAAAGAACTAACAAGAGACtgttgcagagagagagagagagagagagagagagagagagagggttttgGGGGCTGTCAATGAAAACAATGCGTGTATGTTGGTGGGCCGTACGCTAGCTATGAGACCGATTTGAGCGGGATTTAACGTTGCAAATGTTGCAGTTGCACgaacagcttttttttttttttttttttttttgagaaaactaaCAGCTTGTTTGTCATTGCATAACATCATGGTTATTTTAGTAGAGAAAAGCATAATGTTATTGGACGATATGAATGGGCAAAAAAGTTCTTTAAattgtgaattcaaattagaaaCTAGAACAACTTAccatatatgattttttgtataagtgttgtaaaaatattgtgaatgtaacatTTCTATTATTAGTTTCCCATGATATTAGGATCCTAAGATCTTACATCCCTAAAATGTCTTAGATTTCACTAGGATTTctactaaaacaaaatatgtgtGGGATCTCGATCTAAATTTAGGATTTTAGAGGATGTAGTGATACTAAAGTTCCTGTACTATAAAgggaaattcaaaaaaaaaaatcttatttcaaGGCTCCAAAATGAAGCCCAAATGCCACAAACtagtaaaaaaacaaattgattaaaaaatcatataaaaaaacacaaaaataaaactctaaGGCTCGCATCTGTAGTTAATCGTCACCTTAACCTAATAAACAAAATCATAgaagacaaaaggaaaaaagagactAGACTACTAAAGAGTAGAAGGTGAGTGCAAGAAGTTGAGAAATTCGACAATGACACCACTTTGAGAGAGACCATTGACAACAAAGGtggttttttttggtaattcCGCTTACAATGACAAGAATTTTGTTTATACTGATCAACCATACTTTGAGAAACTCATCTAAGATAACCAAAACTTTAGTCTTGATGACTAAGTGTGTTTGTGGTGTTGTTTGAAACATTGTTGTTTGTTGTGTTGTTTATGTGAGACATTAGGTATTGACATTTTATTTGCTTTAAATTGTTTATGTGAGACATTATGTATGTTTTGAGTTGTTCAACTTAGAACTTTGTATTTATGATTTGTAACTTTTTCACTTTATTTAGGTATTTGTAATTTGGTACTTTGCCTTTTattagtaatttcattaatttttgtaaaaaattactttttttcaacagtctctttaatatatattatgaattataattataggcatttttattttttttttaattgaaaagtaGGGTCTTATGATTCTTGTGCCAATTCTACGATCCAATCTCCAAACCCTCTCACCAATCCCATGTAGAATTAGAATTGTGaacattctttgaaaaaaatatgtaCCTTAAATGTACAAAGTTATCtacatttttaaatgtgtacattctttgaaaaattatgtacGTCGAATATATAGAATTATGTacattctttaaaattttgtgtgtcAAATGTACATAATTGTATACACTCTATGAAAATTGTGTATGTTGAATGTAGAGATTTGCGTATATTATTGTATGTTGAATATACATAATTGTATATGTAAGGGCACGTTTTGGATCCTAACTCCAAGAAGTAACAGGATTAGGGCCCAGAGAgtccaacacaatgaatttgtagaaaatGAGCTTAAAAACTAGGCTTCAATGGATTGAATAACGCTCACATTGGATTAGAGAtaataagaaagcaaagaaaaacaagcTTTATGCAAAGAAATCATTCCTCAGCAAAATCCGAGAAGAGTaattcttgaatatatttcttcAGACTTGGTTACAATTTCAGTTCTTGTTGCTACAATGTCTTCTTCCACAATTTTTAGATGCCTTTTTTTTCCTGGAGGGTTTCTTATGTTATATAGCCTCTTTCCGTTGATTTTGaccctccatttgttgatcatatAGGCCACCACCTGAGTGCTTGTCTCATCAGACGTTTCTCCAAATCTTCTGTGAGTCGCAGCAACCAAGACAGCAATGTTTAGGGGTCTTCTCTACATAAATGGGGCCAAACGGTTTGGTAGGGTGCAATTAAAACGGTGGTAACTTCCATCCCTTCAGACACAACCAGACTAACTCACTCTTTGAAGCCGTTTCTCTACGATGTGACCTCCTCAAGTAGTGTGCCATTGACGTAGTCAAGGCTCGCCTCCCTGGCCTTGCCATTTGAGGGTAGGGTCTTCTTGGCATCAACGTGGCCTCCTCGGCCTCAAATATGACACGTGGCACTATTACCTTATTAAATTTTTGCATCCCACAGTATACATTCTTCAAAAAAATGTGACGTTAATTGTACAAAATTGTctacattctttaaaaaattgtatacgtttaatgtataaaattgtgtatatCATTTGAAAAATGTGTATATTAAATGTATAGAATTGTTCTtcgtttttttgaaaaatatgtacattaaatgtattaaattgtgtacattatttgaaaaattgtgtacattatttgaaaaattgtgtacgTTGAATGTATACAATTGGATACATTCATTGAAAAATTGTATACGTTGAATGTAAAAAATcgtgtgcattttttttaaaatatgttcattttgaatgtacataattgtgtacattatttgaaaaaactGCATGTTGAATATATAGAATTATgtacattatttgaaaatttatgtaCATTTAATCTATATAATTGTGTACATtccttgaaaaattgtgtatattaaatttacaaaattatgtatttttttttaagaaaaaattgtgtGTGTTGAATGTACATATATGTGTACATTCTTTTGGAAAATGTTTACATTGAATGTACATGGTTGTGTACCCTcttgaaaaattatgaatgtTGATTgtataaaattgtgtatattatataaaaattgtgtAGGTTGAATGTACACCATCGTGTAcattcttttgaaaaatgtgtaCATCGTGTAcattcttttgaaaaatgtgtaCATTGAATGTAAATGATTGTGCACACTactctttgaaaaattgtataccttatttgaaaaatgt
This region includes:
- the LOC142608146 gene encoding 1-acyl-sn-glycerol-3-phosphate acyltransferase 2-like; this encodes MGIPAVLVVVPVGILFILSGLIVNLIQAVFFILVRPLSKNMYRRINKAVAELLWLELICLVDWWAGVKIELYTDLETFQLMGKEHALFICNHRSDIDWLVGWVLAQRLDCLGSTLAIMKKAVKSLPVIGWSMWFSGYVFVERNWAKDESTLKSGFRQLEDFPFPFWLALFVEGTRFTEAKLLAAQKYAASKGLPVPRNVLIPRTKGFVSAVSHMRSFVPAIYDCTVAVPKDQPPPTMLRILRGKSSVVKVHIRRHSMLELPETADGISQWCKDAFVTKDALLEKYLYKGSFSDLQKKDIGRPKKSLFVVICWLCLIVYGLIKFFQWSSLLSSLEGIAFLVIFLVLVTFLMHILIQSSESERSTPVNILTQDPMEEQLLQK